The genomic window TTTGCTGGAATAGCCGGATTCGGAGATCCGGCACTGGTTCTTGGGTAAGGATTCGGAGATCCTTACCCATCATACGAGTGATGTGTTTGAACATCGCCACAAAACGTTCATTCGTGCGTTCGCCCTGTTGCTTTGCTGATCTTTAGGTATCTTTCCCACTTTTCACTGCTTATCCTTCAGCAAATTTTCAAGTACCGAGTTATTGACTGCAACAGCTCATGCGCTGTACACTCTGATTAGTTATGCAAACAATAAACTTCCGTGGACTCATACTGGCGGCGGGCAGAGGATCGAGGTTTCAAAGTGAGACGGGCAAACCTTTTGCAAAGGTGCTCAGGCCACTGCTAGGCAAGCCGATGGTGAAATATGTCGTCGATACTCTCAATATGGCCAGGATCGATGATATAACGCTGATTGTCGGTTATCAGGCGGGCCAGGTGATGCGCGAGATGGGGCCATCTTTCGATTATGTTATGCAGACCGAGCAGAAAGGCTCCGGTCATGCCGTAATATGCGCAAAAGAAGCATTCTCCAATTTTGATGGCCATCTGGTTATCATGTGCGGCGACAGCCCAATGTTTAAGTCCAGCACTATCTCACGCCTGATGAGTGAGCATATCAATACAAACGACGTAATCACACTGGCCGCAGCCGAACTTACTGATCCGACAGGCTACGGCCGTATTGTGCGAGACGATTCCGGACAAATTCGCGGGATAGTGGAAGAGAAATGCGCCGCACCGGATGAACGCACAATCAAAGAAGTAAACGGCGGGGCTTACGCGTTCGACTCGAAATGGCTGTTCGCCGACATCAAAGACATGGAAATAAATGAAGCCGGCGAGTATAATTTAACTGATATGGTCCGCGTAGCCATAGAGCAGGGTCGGACCGTTTCGGCTGTGCAATGCGATCCTGTTGAGCTTGCAGGTGTTAATACGGCTGAGCAGCTTGCATCGATAGAAGAGATAATTAGAGGTAGTAAGTAATGGAAATGATAAAAAAACAGATAACGCTCCCGGACGGCAGGACGCTCATATATTTCAGCTTCCCTAAGAATGATAACAATAAGGACTCAAAGCGCAATGAATGCGAAAAGAAGTGCTGCTGCGGAGGTGACAAGTAATGAGCGAGCTTCGATGGCACCCGATCCTGCAGGAGTGGGTAATCACGGCGACTCATCGACAGGACAGGACATTCCTGCCGCCTGACGATTACTGCCCGCTGTGCCCCACCAAGCCCGGCGCATTTCCGACCGAGATACCCTCGGAAGACTATGAGATCGTCACATTCGAGAACAAGTTTCCGTCTCTGCGGCATCCGGCGCCGGAGCCGGCAGTGGAAGAGACCGGCCTATATAAAGTGCGCCCGGCGGACGGCATCTGCGAGGTAGTATGTTACACATCCAAGCACGACAGCACACTTGCCGATGCAGATGTTGAGCACATTCGCAAACTGGTAGAAGTCTGGACAGACCGCTATCAGGACCTCGGCGGCAGAGATTTTGTTAACTACGTGCTCATCTTTGAGAACAAGGGCAAAGATATCGGCGTCACGCTATATCACCCGCATGGCCAGATCTACGCGCTGCCGTTTATCCCGCCGAAGGCTCAGAAAGAACTGGATTCGGCCTTAAGCCACAAGACTCGTACAGGCAACTGCCTCTTCTGCGACATTCTGGCCGAGGAGTATAAAGACGGTCGGCGCATAATAGCTGAAAACGATTCATTTGCGGCTGTGATCCCGTTCTTTGCACGCTACCCATACGAGGTCTACATATTCTCGAAAAAGCATCACCAGAGCATGCTCACGTTCGATGAGAAGGAGCGCGATGACCTGGCGAATATACTCAAAATAGTGCTGCTTAAATATGACAACCTCTGGGGAATATCGCTGCCGTATATGATGATAATGCACCAGGCTCCGACCGACGGACGTGATTACGACCACTATCATTTCCATATCGAGTTCCACCCGCCGAACAGGACCAAGACCAAGCTCAAATACATTGCGGGATGTGAAACGGGGGCAGGATCGTACATCAACGATACACTTGCCGAAGAGAAGGCAGCAGAGCTGAGGGCAGCCGAGCCAAGCACTGTTGAAAATACGTTCTTAGTGTTATGAGTTGTGGGTTGTAGGTTGTGGCTAAGTGATTAAAGTAAGTCAAGGTAAATGCCTAGTTCTCCCTCTCCCTCTTGGCGGGAGAGGGCCTGGGTGAGGGTGATAAGGTCAAGTTCACGGATCAGTAGGAATCTCTGAGAGAATACGCTTTCACCTTTGCCAACACATCTTCATCAACATCCGACTCCACACGCACTTTTACGCTTCGTCCGGCAGGCAGATCGAAGAAGTTATCCGAGAATGTTACATCCTGCCTGGGCACGGACAAACACACAAACCGCGCGGCTTTATCGGAGCACACTTCCAGATATGGACCCTCTTCGTCGGAGCCAGCCTCTACATCTATCTTCGCCGCAGGCAGATCGAGGTGCTTGGACGGCATAAACGCTGTCATGCCAATACCGGCGGGTTTGCCGTTGACCAGCAGTTCGCAGATAAGCGCGCACTGCCGAATGTTTGCCCCTTCAAGCTCCTCGGTAAAATCCAGCCGCGTCAGCCGCTTGCTGCATGTCGGCTCGATGCGGGTCTTGATCTTGCTCTTGCGAAGTACTGTGCCGTCAAAGTTTTCCAGTGACCACCGAACTTCGATCCTGGCCGGTTTTGTAGTGTCGTTTGTTATATGCAACTCGGCTTTCGCGCCATCTTCGCTAACAGAAAGCAGGATCGGCGCGTAAAACCTCTTCGCGAAGTATTGCAGGGCCTTCCATCTGCCGAAATAATCGATGCTCGACCAACTGCACACCGGCCAGCAGTCATTAAGCTGCCAGTAGAGCGTGCCCATACACCTGCCGTGATTGCGCCTCCAGTGCTCAACGCCGTAACGCATCGCCTCAGCCTGCAGGAGCTGGCTTACATAGCACATCATCTCGAAGTTCTTTGGCATCCTAAATGTCTGCGCCAGATAGTGCAATATCAACCCGTTACCTGCCGGATTCTTCTGATGGCACTCCATTATCCGGCTGGTTATGTTCAGATCTTCGCAGCGGGCAAACGACTTGCACGTCTCATAAGCGGGCAGAGATTCGAAACCGAACTCGCTCATGAACCTGTAATACTGGCTGCGATAAGAAGTGAACGGCAGACGACCGTGCCAGACATCCCAGTAGTGGCCGTCACCGTTGTTCTGGTCATTCGGCTCCTCAAACGGCTTGCCCGAATATGGTGAACTCGGCCAGTAATCCCGATCAGGGTCGAGCTTACTCATAATCGAGGGCAGCAGCTCATGGAAAATCTTCTTATACTGCTCCCTGCGCAACTGGTTGCGCTCACCGTCCCAGCCGTTCGACAGGAACCATTCGATCTCATTATTGCCGCACCAGAGCGCGACGCAAGTCCTGTCTCGCAGCCTGCAGACGTTATGCTCAATCTCTGAACGGACGTTGTCCAGATATGCCTGGTCTACTGGATACATAGAGCAGGAAAACATAAAATCGTGCCAGATTAGGATGCCATGCTCGTCGCAAAGGTCGTAAAATGTCTCATCCTCGTAGATACCCCCACCCCAGACACGCAGCATATTCATATGCGCAGCAGCAGCGCTGGATATCAACCATCGGTATCGCTGATCTGAGATTCGTGAAGGGAACTGATCAGCCGGAATCCAATTTGCGCCCTTGGCAAAGACTTTAACTCCGTTGACAATGAACGTGAAGCTACGCCCTTGGCTGTCTTTCTTTTGCTCAAGCTCGATTGTGCGAAGTCCGATCCGGCGGCTGGCGGTCTGCAGCTCTTTCCCGTCACAAACTAACACTGCATCGACCGAATAAAGCGGCTGATCACCGTAACCGTTTGGCCACCAGAGCACTGGCTTGAGGATATTTATCGCGCACTTGGCCTTATCGCCAGTTGACTTTACTACATGTTCTTCGACTTTGCCATCGGGATGAGTAAGCCGGAAGATGATAGTGCACGAGGTTTTTCGATATTTCTCAAGACCTGCTTCGAGATTAAGGACAACCGGCCCACCGTGCTTGTGCTTCTGCCTGACCCTGAGTTCGCTGATTCGCGCCGTATTGCAACCAGCCAGACGTATGGAACGCCAAATGCCGCTTGTAGGCAGTTTCGGACCCCAGTCCCAGCCCCAC from Armatimonadota bacterium includes these protein-coding regions:
- a CDS encoding sugar phosphate nucleotidyltransferase; the encoded protein is MQTINFRGLILAAGRGSRFQSETGKPFAKVLRPLLGKPMVKYVVDTLNMARIDDITLIVGYQAGQVMREMGPSFDYVMQTEQKGSGHAVICAKEAFSNFDGHLVIMCGDSPMFKSSTISRLMSEHINTNDVITLAAAELTDPTGYGRIVRDDSGQIRGIVEEKCAAPDERTIKEVNGGAYAFDSKWLFADIKDMEINEAGEYNLTDMVRVAIEQGRTVSAVQCDPVELAGVNTAEQLASIEEIIRGSK
- the galT gene encoding galactose-1-phosphate uridylyltransferase gives rise to the protein MSELRWHPILQEWVITATHRQDRTFLPPDDYCPLCPTKPGAFPTEIPSEDYEIVTFENKFPSLRHPAPEPAVEETGLYKVRPADGICEVVCYTSKHDSTLADADVEHIRKLVEVWTDRYQDLGGRDFVNYVLIFENKGKDIGVTLYHPHGQIYALPFIPPKAQKELDSALSHKTRTGNCLFCDILAEEYKDGRRIIAENDSFAAVIPFFARYPYEVYIFSKKHHQSMLTFDEKERDDLANILKIVLLKYDNLWGISLPYMMIMHQAPTDGRDYDHYHFHIEFHPPNRTKTKLKYIAGCETGAGSYINDTLAEEKAAELRAAEPSTVENTFLVL
- a CDS encoding glycoside hydrolase family 2 protein, coding for MMIVQSLDGAWELRQAGGDEVFKARVPGCVHTDLMRAKKIEDPFCADNEYKVAWVHESDWEYSRSFDANDNLLESKKIFLECDGLDTFARIMLNGKLIAETDNMYIARRFDITGKLRAGTNDIRITFYSPVNRVKPFMAKDPLLCPADSISGSCYARKSPSQWGWDWGPKLPTSGIWRSIRLAGCNTARISELRVRQKHKHGGPVVLNLEAGLEKYRKTSCTIIFRLTHPDGKVEEHVVKSTGDKAKCAINILKPVLWWPNGYGDQPLYSVDAVLVCDGKELQTASRRIGLRTIELEQKKDSQGRSFTFIVNGVKVFAKGANWIPADQFPSRISDQRYRWLISSAAAAHMNMLRVWGGGIYEDETFYDLCDEHGILIWHDFMFSCSMYPVDQAYLDNVRSEIEHNVCRLRDRTCVALWCGNNEIEWFLSNGWDGERNQLRREQYKKIFHELLPSIMSKLDPDRDYWPSSPYSGKPFEEPNDQNNGDGHYWDVWHGRLPFTSYRSQYYRFMSEFGFESLPAYETCKSFARCEDLNITSRIMECHQKNPAGNGLILHYLAQTFRMPKNFEMMCYVSQLLQAEAMRYGVEHWRRNHGRCMGTLYWQLNDCWPVCSWSSIDYFGRWKALQYFAKRFYAPILLSVSEDGAKAELHITNDTTKPARIEVRWSLENFDGTVLRKSKIKTRIEPTCSKRLTRLDFTEELEGANIRQCALICELLVNGKPAGIGMTAFMPSKHLDLPAAKIDVEAGSDEEGPYLEVCSDKAARFVCLSVPRQDVTFSDNFFDLPAGRSVKVRVESDVDEDVLAKVKAYSLRDSY